The sequence TTGATATTATTTTTTTATTCTTGCTTGTGTTAATTATATAATCTGCTATTTCTTCTGCTTTTTCTATTGTCATTATTTTATTTCTCTTTGTTTCATAACAATATACACAATCAAAATTGCATTGGAAAGTTGGAATTATTGTAAACGTCGCTCGAGAATTATCAAATCGCGCTCTATAATTTCTCATTTTTATTTCTTCATATTCATTATAATCTTTTTCTATAATATATCCACCATATTTTAATTGTTCGAATAATTCCTTATCAACTATATTCCCTTTTAATGTTTCTTTTATTTTTTGAACATTTTCACGGTTTACTTCTGCTATTGCTCCTGTTCTTAAGTTAACTAATACCGGAACTTTATCTATTTCTAAAAAGTAATTGTAATATGATTCTTTATACATTTTTTCCACCTGCTATAATAAAGATTTAGTTTTTATTTATTAATTGTAATAATTTTAACAAAAAATATATATAATATAAATAACGTTAATGTAAATCTCTCTTTTCTTAAATTTAATAATTTTACTTATTTATTTTATCAAATGATATGTTTTTATTGTTAATTATTTAATTTATATTATACAATATTTGATATATTCTCTTTGAGAATGAGGTTAAGAAAATTCAGGAGTTTTTTGTGTTCATTTACAAATTCTATTTTCCATTCTATATATTTTTACTAATATCTTTCAAATCTAATATTTTGGTTCATATTTTCTGAAAAATAGATATCCTATCATAAATATTGTTGTTACCATTAATAATGGTATTATTATTTTCCACAAACTAATATACATTATAAATTCTATTCCTTTTGAGGATATTAATTTTCTTGTCATTATATATACAAAATTTAATGGATGATATATTTTATTTTGAACTGGCAATAGGAAATAACTATATATTACAAATAATGATATTATTATTGAAAATAAGTTATTCTTTACAATTGTATATATCATCATTCCCAATAATGCAGTAAACAATATTGCTATTTCATAATTTAAATATGCTACTATTGTTAATGACATCCCTTTTGTATCGGGTTTTCCAATTACTATCATATAGTAATATGTTAATATTATTAGATTATATATACTATATAATGTTGTTATCCAGAATAATGAAATTGATTTTTTTATGTAGAATTTTAATCTTGTATTTTCCATGAATATATATGTGTATAATCTACTTTCTGTTATTTCATGTAATATTTTTATTCCAAGTATTATTGCTATTAATTGTATTAATCCCATAAAGTTCCACATTGTTCCAAAGTATTTTGCTGCTATTATGGATATTGATGGTTTTCCATAATATCCTCTTGCTATCATATAAACTATACCTTTAGCCCTTATTGTTGAAAAGAAATAGTATATTATTAATGATGCTATAAAAAATTTATCTTTTTTTATCTTTTGTATTTCTGCTTTAATCAATTTTTTCCATCTCCTGATGATATTTTTATAAATGTTTTTCCCAGGATAGATGTATTTTTTTCTATATCTTTTATTCTTATTCCATATTGTGTGAGTTTTTCCAATGTTTGCATTATATTGTTGCTTTTTATTATTGTTTTACCCTCTTCTATTTTGTATTCTAACCATTCGGGATATTTCTGTGTTTCTGTAAATATTATATATTCATCATTTTTTTTAAATTCATCTTTTGATAGGATTTTTTTAATTTTTCCATCATGTAATATACCTACTCTGTCTGCCATTTCTTTTGCTTCTGATAATACATGAGTGCTTATTATTATACTTTTTCCTCTTTCTTTTAAATCTTCCATTAATTTAATGAAGTTTTTTCTTTCTATTGGGTCCAATCCTTCTGTTGGTTCATCAAATATGTATATATCTGGATCTATT is a genomic window of Marinitoga sp. 38H-ov containing:
- a CDS encoding ABC transporter ATP-binding protein, whose amino-acid sequence is MIDIKNIKKKFKEKEVLKGINFDVKEEEKFVILGENGAGKSTLFYILTKVYNPDEGEIKIKKGKKLLGFVEEPQFMKNMNAYENIKYITSSIYKKINKESMDKYLKITGIQQHAKKKVGKYSTGMKKRLAVSILLLIDPDIYIFDEPTEGLDPIERKNFIKLMEDLKERGKSIIISTHVLSEAKEMADRVGILHDGKIKKILSKDEFKKNDEYIIFTETQKYPEWLEYKIEEGKTIIKSNNIMQTLEKLTQYGIRIKDIEKNTSILGKTFIKISSGDGKN